ATTCAAATTAAAAACTCAATCTTAGTTGTGATAACCCTTTATTTAAAAGCGTTATTTTTAGCTAAAATAAATAATACGCTACTTTTACACTATTAAATACAATAGGAGTTTTAACGAAGCTATTAACAAAATATTTTCAACGATTTACAGTTTAAATATCTAATGAAGTTTTATACATCCATTTTAATGGTTTTAATTGGGTTTTGTGGATTTTCGCAAAATCAATCTTCAAATTATAGAACTATAAATGTTGCTGTAAAAGACTCTATTTATATAGATACTGTAAGTATAAATTCTAGTTCATTCTCAATTAAAAGAAAGGATAAAACTAATATTGATTCAACCTTCTATAATATTGATTTTGGAAAAGCACTGTTAACTTTTAAAAAGCCTGTAGAAACCGATTCTATCATTATAAATTATCTGAGATTTCCAGATTTTTTAACTAAAACCTATAAACAATTAGATGAAACTATTATTGTAGAAAACACAAGCAATCTTGAAAGATTATATAAATTATCACAACCTAATAATACGACGAACACAATTCCTTTTGATGGTTTAACAACTTCTGGAAGTATTTCTCGTGGTGTAACTATAGGGAATAATCAAAACTCGGTTTTAAATAGTGAATTAGATCTTCAAATTACAGGAAAACTAAATGATAAAGTATCACTTCGAGCATCAATTCAAGATGCTAATATTCCATTACAAGAAAGCGGTTACTCGCAACGATTAGATGAATTTGATCAAGTTTTTATTGAGCTATTTAGCGATAACTGGAATATTCGTGCTGGCGATATCGATTTACAAAACAACGACTCGTATTTTGCCGCATTTTCTAAGCGAGTACAAGGTCTTTCGGTAAATTTAAACTTAGGTGATGACAATAAAAAAACAAACCTATTTGCTGCTGGTGCTATAGTAAGAGGTCAATTTACTACCAGCCAATTTACAGCACAAGAAGGGAATCAAGGACCTTACAAATTACAAGGACAAAACGGAGAATTGTTCGTGCTAATTGTTTCTGGTAGTGAGACCGTTTATGTAAATGGCATTCCTGTAAAACGAGGTGAAGACCAAGATTATATTATTGACTATAATGCTGGAGAAATTATTTTTAACTCGACATACCCCATTACCTCTGAAATGCGTATAACAGTCGATTATCAATTTAGTGAACGTAATTATTCTAGATTAGTGGCTTATGGTGGTGGACGTATTGAAAGTGAAAAATTAAAATTTGGTGTTTCTGTATATTCTGAAAATGATGCAAAAAATCAACCATTACAACAAAATCTATCGGAAAACCAAGTAGAAATCTTAGCAAATGCAGGTGATGATAAAACACAAATGGTAGCGCCTTCAGAAATTCAAGAGGCTTTAAACGAAAATAGAATCTTATATAAAAAAGAACTTAATAATGGTGTTGAAACCTTTGTTTTTTCTAACAATCCAGATGATGAATTGTACCGAGTTACTTTCACACCAGTAGGTGAAAATCAAGGTAGTTATATTATAAGTAACATTAATGCCATTAATAATATTTATGAATATGTTGGCGTTTTACAAGGAAATTATGCTCCTATCATTCAACTTGTAGCACCTACAAAGCTTCAAATTGCGGTTGTGAATGGTAGTTATAAACCAACAGAAAAAACACAGGTTAATTTTGAAGCTTCGGCTAGCAAAAATGATTTAAATTTATTTTCAAATTTGAATGATAATAACAATGATGGGTTTGCTGGAAAATTAAATTTTGAACAACGCCTTATTAAAAGCGACAGTCTTTGGAGTATTAATGCCTTTTTTGATAGCGATTATATTAGTGCAAATTATAGAAATATTGAAGGCTTGTACAATCCAGAATTTAATAGAGACTGGAATTTAGATCCCTCGAATATAAACGGAATAGGAAATAATTTAGGAAATCAAACCTTATTAAATTCGGGAATTCGAATTTTTAACCCTAAAAAAGGTCGTATTAATTACCACTTTGAACATTTAAATTATTCTGATGGATTTACAGGAAACAAGCATGTTGCAAATACTAATTTACTTTTAAACAAACTAAGTCTTGTCTCTTATTCTAGCTTTTTAAATGCAAATTCTAATATAAATACTTCAACGTTTTTAAGGTCGTATAATACGATTACTTATAGCATGAAAAAAAATTGGATAGGTTCAAAATTAGCTATTGAAAACAATAAGCAAAAAAATATTTCAACTCAAGAATTAACAGCTTTAAGTCAGAAATTTAAATCGTACGAACTCTTCTTTGGTGTTGGAGACAGTACCAACGTTTTTGCTGAAGTTGGCTATAAAAACAGAGTTAACGACAGTATCAGAAATAACGAATTACAAAAAGTAAATACCTCGAATACTTTTTATTTAAACTCTAAATTGGTTCAAAATAAGAATACTAATTTATCGCTGTACTTTAATTACAGAACACTTACCAATGAAGATGAAACGATTGATGACGAGCGTTCTATAAATTCCAGATTGCAATACAATCAAAAACTATTTAAACAAATTATACAATGGAATACTATTTTTGAGACCAACTCTGGCACACTTCCACAGCAAGATTTCACATATATTGAAGTTGAACCTGGACAAGGCACTTACACATGGATAGACTATAACGAAAATGGTATTCAAGAATTAGAAGAATTTGAAATCGCTCAATTTCAAGACCAAGGTAAATATATTCGAGTGTTGTTGCCAAATCGTATATTTATAAAAACACATCAAAACAGATTGAGCCAAACACTTACTATAAATCCGTCTCAATGGTCTGTTAGCGACATTGAATCACGAAAATTTTGGTCACATTTTCATAATCAAACCACATATCTAATAGATAGAAAATTAAAACGAAACAACAATAGTTTTAATTTAAATCCTTTTGAAACCAATTTAGAAAATCAATTAGGCTTGCAATTAAATTTTAGAAACGTGTTATTTTTTAATCGTGGAAAACAAGATTATACAACGTCTTACACGTATTTATCTAATACCTCAAGGAATATCCTATCTATTGGTTTTATTGAAAATAGTTTAAAAAGTCAGCAATTAAATTTTAATCATAAACTAGCCGAAAATTGGTTAGTAAATTTACTTGCAGCGTTTGACTCTAACGAAAGTATTAGCGAAAATTTTGTAAGCAAAAATTATAATTTTGAGGAAACTCGCTTCAATCCAAAACTATCTTATTTATTTAACGATAACTCTCGTTTTGACATCTTTTATCAGCATGCTTCAAAAGATAATACTATTGGCAATTTAGAATCTTTAAAGCAACAAAAGTATGGTGCTGCCTTTTCGTTCGCAAATAAAGAAAAAGGCGCCATAAATGGTGAATTTAACTTTTTATCTAACACGTTTACAGGTAATTCAAACACACCAGTTTCCTACCAAATGCTTGAAGGTTTACAACCTGGAAAAAACTTCACTTGGAGTTTGTTGGCACAGAAAAAACTAACCAATTTCCTTGATCTTAATTTAACATATTACGGCAGGAAAACTGAAACCAGTAAAACCATTCATACAGGTTCTGTTCAGTTAAAAGCTTATTTTTAAAACCTAGAATTATCTACTTTTTCAAAAATTGTTATGATACTTCTAACAGCTTCTATATAAAACTCAGGATGAATATTTTCATAATCATCTGTTGGTTTGTGATAATCTTCATGATCATCAACACCAAAATATAGAAACGGAATATTTTTTCTGTAAAAACTTGCATGATCTGAAGAGAAAGTCCAATTGTCGTTCCAACGACCTTCATCATGCCCAATCAACAACTTCAACGTTTTAGAATTCTGAAATTCTAAAACTGCTTCTTTTAGAAAATTATGACGTATAGTTCCAACGGCAAATAATTCGTTTTTATCACTACGACTTATCATATCTAAATTAATATTTACTTTTATGTCCATTATTGGAACAATGGGATGTTCTACAAAATATTTCGAGCCTTGTAAATCTAATTCTTCGCCATCAAAAGCTGCTAAAATTACCGAATGCTTAGGTGGGTACATTTTAAAAAATTCAGCAAAAGCAAACAAAGCGCTTATACCAGAAGCATTATCATCTGCTCCATTGTATATGTCTCCTTTCTTAATACCTTCATGATCGTAGTGTGCACTAATAACAATATATTCGTTAACCAAAGTCGTTCCTTTAATAAGCCCTAAAACATTTATTCCATTATACTGTTTTTTGTCGTTTACAAATGAAAATAATTGTTCGTAAGTTTTGTTTATTGGCAAAACATCTAACTTAGAATATTCATTAATAATAAATTTCTTAGCTCTTATCGCTCCTTGTGTTCCTGTTCGTCTACCTTCATATAAATCAGAAGATAAGATTTTCAAGTTCTGTAAAAGTGCTATTTCATTAAATAAAACTGTTTTTTCTACAGCCGCTGTTTGTCCGTTACTATTGAAAAATGAAACT
The nucleotide sequence above comes from Flavobacteriaceae bacterium HL-DH10. Encoded proteins:
- a CDS encoding M28 family peptidase → MHTKVICLFLFLLVSFFNSNGQTAAVEKTVLFNEIALLQNLKILSSDLYEGRRTGTQGAIRAKKFIINEYSKLDVLPINKTYEQLFSFVNDKKQYNGINVLGLIKGTTLVNEYIVISAHYDHEGIKKGDIYNGADDNASGISALFAFAEFFKMYPPKHSVILAAFDGEELDLQGSKYFVEHPIVPIMDIKVNINLDMISRSDKNELFAVGTIRHNFLKEAVLEFQNSKTLKLLIGHDEGRWNDNWTFSSDHASFYRKNIPFLYFGVDDHEDYHKPTDDYENIHPEFYIEAVRSIITIFEKVDNSRF